In a genomic window of Urocitellus parryii isolate mUroPar1 chromosome 11, mUroPar1.hap1, whole genome shotgun sequence:
- the Crabp2 gene encoding cellular retinoic acid-binding protein 2, which produces MPNFSGNWKIIRSENFEDLLKALGVNVMLRKIAVAAASKPAVEIKQDGDTFYIKTSTTVRTTEINFKIGEEFEEQTVDGRPCKSLVKWETENKMVCEQRLLKGEGPKTSWTRELTNDGELILTMTADDVVCTRVYVRE; this is translated from the exons atgcccaacttctCCGGCAACTGGAAGATCATCCGATCGGAAAACTTCGAGGATTTGCTCAAAGCGCTGG GGGTGAACGTGATGCTGAGGAAGATCGCGGTGGCCGCAGCATCCAAGCCCGCAGTGGAGATCAAACAGGATGGGGACACTTTCTACATCAAAACCTCGACCACCGTGCGCACCACGGAGATCAACTTCAAGATCGGGGAGGAGTTTGAGGAGCAGACTGTGGACGGGAGACCCTGTAAG AGCCTGGTAAAATGGGAGACCGAGAACAAAATGGTCTGTGAGCAGAGACTTCTGAAGGGAGAGGGCCCCAAGACCTCCTGGACCAGAGAACTGACCAATGACGGAGAGCTGATCCTG ACCATGACAGCGGACGATGTGGTGTGCACCAGGGTTTACGTTCGAGAGTGA